A part of Citrifermentans bremense genomic DNA contains:
- a CDS encoding PHP domain-containing protein: MRNMVDLHLHSTFSDGVRTPAELVAMAAELGLRAIALADHDTVDGIDEAIAAGTSLGVEVLPAMEFSVAFGSYRDVHLLGYLLNHRDPQLLAMLKDFRDKREARGDAIIGRINEKLTLEGKATITSAEAAALAGGALGRPHIAQVLMARGYVRDMQDAFVRYLLPCDVPKRYFPVDEALATIKRLGGVAVLAHPTTITNEREPLLRVIEELAEMGLDGLEVFNNVCSEQDSAYLRNFAEKRGMVWTGGSDYHGIEEGICMGTGRGSMAVPYSCVVDLKRARNRG, translated from the coding sequence ATGAGAAACATGGTTGACCTGCACCTACATTCCACTTTCTCCGACGGGGTCCGCACTCCTGCGGAACTTGTCGCCATGGCAGCAGAACTGGGACTCAGGGCGATCGCCCTGGCAGACCACGACACCGTCGACGGCATAGACGAGGCGATCGCCGCCGGAACCTCGCTCGGAGTCGAGGTGCTTCCCGCCATGGAGTTCTCAGTCGCTTTCGGCTCTTATCGCGACGTTCACCTGCTGGGTTACCTGCTGAACCACCGCGACCCGCAGCTTCTCGCCATGCTCAAGGATTTCCGGGACAAGCGTGAGGCCCGCGGCGACGCGATCATCGGCCGCATCAATGAGAAGCTCACGCTGGAGGGAAAGGCCACCATCACCAGTGCCGAAGCGGCGGCCTTGGCGGGAGGGGCTCTTGGACGCCCGCACATAGCCCAGGTGCTGATGGCAAGGGGTTACGTCCGCGACATGCAGGACGCTTTCGTCCGGTACCTGCTTCCCTGCGACGTCCCGAAGCGATATTTCCCGGTCGACGAGGCGCTTGCGACGATAAAGAGGCTGGGAGGAGTCGCCGTGCTGGCGCATCCGACCACCATAACAAACGAGCGCGAACCGCTCTTGCGTGTCATCGAAGAACTGGCGGAGATGGGGCTTGACGGCCTAGAGGTCTTCAACAACGTCTGCAGCGAACAGGATAGCGCCTACCTGCGCAACTTCGCAGAAAAAAGGGGGATGGTCTGGACCGGAGGGTCTGACTACCACGGCATCGAGGAAGGGATCTGCATGGGGACCGGCAGAGGCTCGATGGCTGTGCCCTACAGTTGCGTGGTTGACCTCAAAAGGGCCAGAAACAGGGGCTAG
- a CDS encoding cytidylate kinase family protein, with translation MAIITISREMGTGAYAISKELAKKLKYTLVDRLKIEELAPAYGLTPEILERVDEKPPSYRTAEDRLQAAHLATMELILLDNARKGNVILYGRGAQDLIKGVTNVLKVRFIAPFEDRVEKFAEREWIDPDLARELIRKSDHQLGGFIHFYFDRDWNDPMAYDLILNTSKSSHSAMIECVIAASKDPRLKQGEEESMALLDDCILAKRVEAEILKSSLERRLRITAKDGVVTLSGHVQAEGQIEEAVRIAGSVSGVTDVDCDLDVVSYKPVKD, from the coding sequence ATGGCAATCATCACAATTTCCAGAGAGATGGGTACCGGCGCTTACGCCATTTCCAAGGAGCTGGCGAAAAAGCTCAAGTACACGCTCGTCGATCGCCTGAAGATCGAGGAGCTGGCGCCGGCGTACGGCCTCACACCCGAGATCCTGGAGAGGGTGGACGAGAAGCCCCCTTCATACCGGACCGCCGAGGACCGGTTGCAGGCAGCGCATCTCGCCACGATGGAACTGATCCTTCTGGACAATGCCAGGAAGGGGAACGTGATTCTTTACGGAAGGGGTGCTCAGGACCTGATCAAGGGAGTCACCAACGTGCTCAAGGTCCGCTTCATCGCTCCTTTTGAAGACCGGGTGGAAAAATTCGCCGAAAGGGAGTGGATCGACCCCGATCTGGCCCGCGAGCTGATCCGAAAGAGCGACCACCAGTTGGGCGGGTTCATCCACTTCTACTTCGATCGCGATTGGAACGATCCGATGGCTTACGACCTGATCCTCAACACCAGCAAGTCGAGCCACAGCGCCATGATCGAGTGTGTCATCGCAGCCTCCAAGGATCCCCGCCTCAAGCAGGGGGAGGAGGAATCCATGGCGCTTTTGGACGATTGCATCCTGGCCAAGCGGGTGGAGGCCGAGATCCTCAAGTCCTCGCTGGAGCGCAGGCTGCGCATCACCGCCAAGGACGGCGTGGTCACGCTCTCCGGGCACGTACAGGCCGAAGGGCAGATCGAAGAGGCTGTACGCATCGCCGGTTCCGTTTCCGGCGTGACCGATGTGGACTGCGATCTGGATGTGGTGAGCTACAAACCTGTGAAGGACTAG
- the rbr gene encoding rubrerythrin: MAELKGSKTEKNLLEAFAGESQARNKYTYYASVAKKEGYEQIASLFLETAENEKEHAKLHLKALGGIGDTITNLKAAAAGEYAEWVDMYPRMAKEAKEEGFTAIAAMFDGIAKIEQAHQERYKALLASIEDGTVYKDEEPTLWKCRNCGHIHEGTEPPQGCPVCHHPKGYFERSAENY; encoded by the coding sequence ATGGCTGAACTTAAGGGAAGCAAGACGGAAAAGAACCTGCTGGAGGCATTTGCAGGCGAGTCTCAGGCGCGCAACAAGTACACCTACTACGCGTCGGTCGCCAAGAAGGAAGGGTACGAACAGATCGCCTCGCTCTTTCTGGAGACCGCGGAAAACGAGAAGGAGCACGCGAAACTCCACCTTAAGGCGTTGGGCGGCATCGGGGACACCATCACCAACCTGAAAGCCGCAGCCGCAGGCGAGTACGCCGAGTGGGTGGACATGTACCCGCGCATGGCCAAGGAGGCCAAGGAAGAGGGTTTCACCGCCATCGCAGCCATGTTCGATGGTATCGCCAAGATAGAGCAGGCGCACCAGGAACGCTACAAGGCCCTCCTTGCCTCCATCGAGGATGGGACGGTATATAAGGACGAAGAGCCGACGCTCTGGAAATGCCGCAACTGCGGTCATATCCATGAGGGGACCGAACCGCCCCAAGGCTGCCCGGTGTGCCATCATCCCAAAGGCTACTTCGAGCGCAGCGCGGAAAACTACTAG
- a CDS encoding MgtC/SapB family protein, which yields MGPELHLHLFARLLLASLLGGLIGLEREVHGRPAGFRTHLLVSLGSCLFCLTSIEIYHIYGNFGGAIPVGVDPGRIAAQVVTGIGFLGAGAIIRERASIRGLTTAACLWVAAGLGIACGLGLFQMAIAVTVIALINLLLLKQVEKRLNRDIYVVVKVWSEDRPDFISQVYQLLGTSGVDRVEAKFERDLERKQMFIEFQMKRGKKVTSPDLLARLSELEGVKRVSVD from the coding sequence TTGGGGCCCGAATTGCATTTGCACCTGTTCGCACGCCTGCTGCTGGCCTCCCTCCTCGGCGGCCTGATCGGTCTTGAGCGCGAGGTTCACGGACGGCCAGCCGGGTTCAGGACGCACCTGCTGGTATCGCTTGGATCCTGCCTGTTCTGCCTTACTTCCATCGAGATCTACCATATCTACGGAAATTTCGGCGGTGCCATCCCGGTCGGCGTCGACCCGGGCCGGATTGCGGCACAGGTGGTGACCGGCATCGGTTTTCTTGGAGCCGGCGCCATCATCAGGGAGAGGGCCTCTATACGTGGGCTGACGACGGCCGCCTGCCTGTGGGTCGCGGCCGGGCTCGGCATAGCCTGCGGTTTGGGGCTCTTTCAGATGGCGATTGCCGTGACGGTCATCGCCCTCATTAACCTGCTGCTGTTAAAGCAGGTGGAAAAACGGCTCAACCGCGACATCTACGTCGTGGTCAAGGTGTGGAGCGAGGACCGTCCTGACTTCATCTCGCAGGTGTATCAGCTCCTGGGTACGTCTGGCGTAGATCGAGTGGAAGCGAAGTTCGAAAGAGACCTGGAACGAAAACAGATGTTTATCGAGTTTCAGATGAAGCGCGGAAAGAAGGTAACTTCCCCGGATCTGCTCGCCAGACTGAGCGAGCTTGAGGGGGTAAAGCGGGTAAGTGTGGATTAG
- a CDS encoding GTP-binding protein → MALVNQAKREINAKIVFFGPAQAGKATSLKHVFNKLKPEFRGAMKVMNVQDARMLFFDFTPPGDGNVDGFRVRFHLYTVSGSSVDPAAWKMVLKGVDGVVFVADSAPQQQEQNQRCMDELVSFLKGYGQSLVSVPTVLQLNKSDLSDAISMAEMERTLNPSRLPSFRASSQSGEGVLQALMALVKTVLTGLRSRGAEGIAGGEGLQRIVDEPVASPVTAKPLPTSAAPQQAARTPEPPASEVQEEPLTLELAGPPTAAEGDIISVPLTIRSGSRSKEVVLTLSLAVGKG, encoded by the coding sequence ATGGCTCTGGTCAACCAGGCAAAACGTGAAATAAACGCGAAAATCGTCTTTTTCGGACCGGCGCAGGCCGGTAAGGCGACCAGCCTGAAGCACGTCTTCAACAAGCTGAAGCCCGAGTTCCGCGGCGCCATGAAGGTGATGAACGTCCAGGACGCCCGCATGCTATTTTTCGACTTCACCCCGCCGGGCGACGGTAACGTCGACGGCTTCAGGGTTCGCTTCCACCTCTACACCGTCTCCGGAAGCAGTGTGGACCCCGCTGCCTGGAAGATGGTGCTGAAGGGTGTGGACGGGGTCGTCTTTGTGGCCGACTCCGCTCCCCAGCAGCAGGAACAGAACCAGCGTTGCATGGATGAGCTCGTTTCCTTTCTCAAGGGGTACGGGCAGAGCCTCGTTTCGGTCCCGACGGTGCTGCAGCTCAACAAGAGCGACCTCAGCGACGCCATCTCCATGGCGGAGATGGAGCGCACCCTGAACCCGTCACGGCTCCCCAGTTTCAGGGCAAGCAGTCAAAGCGGCGAAGGGGTGCTCCAGGCGCTCATGGCGCTGGTAAAGACGGTGCTGACCGGCCTCAGGTCCAGGGGCGCCGAAGGTATCGCCGGAGGGGAAGGACTGCAGCGGATAGTCGATGAACCGGTAGCCTCTCCAGTCACCGCCAAGCCCCTGCCGACTTCTGCAGCGCCGCAGCAAGCGGCCCGCACCCCTGAGCCCCCAGCATCCGAGGTCCAGGAAGAGCCGCTCACCCTGGAACTGGCCGGACCTCCCACCGCGGCAGAAGGTGACATCATCTCTGTCCCGCTCACCATCCGCAGCGGCAGCCGCAGCAAAGAGGTGGTCTTGACCCTCTCACTTGCCGTAGGGAAGGGGTGA
- a CDS encoding SPOR domain-containing protein, giving the protein MQNQFTPDADEHDETQAKKSSQQRLLLLLLLLIALFAYLYFFTGLIKPRTDEAAAPAPEPAAQQAPTVVKKPLPPRPEASASAEATADKSANGAEITAGKPANGAEAPASAKATAGEPAKPAPTAAAKPAAPAAPAKPAPAAAAKPAAPAAAAKPAATAKEAKPAAKEAKPAAATKETKTAAAKPAGKETKPAAKEARQAAAAKPVKEAKAAKTAKAETAAPSKNAKPAAKAATGVYALDINGDLAESEMGPVTAKLKKAGISHLVKTKTQKGEPMHRLFLADFGDRNEAIEQLDRLKQVAPNAFMLKENGRYAVYGGSFMREGKAAVEQDRLFDKGVKLMLQKATIPVSVVKLRAGSFPDQASAQKAAANLKSAGLSAKVVKVGK; this is encoded by the coding sequence ATGCAGAATCAATTCACACCGGATGCCGACGAACACGACGAGACCCAAGCGAAGAAGAGTTCGCAGCAACGGCTCCTCCTGCTTCTCTTGCTGCTCATAGCCCTTTTTGCCTACCTTTACTTCTTCACTGGGCTGATCAAGCCCCGCACAGACGAGGCAGCGGCACCCGCTCCGGAACCTGCCGCCCAGCAGGCGCCTACCGTGGTTAAAAAGCCGCTGCCGCCCAGACCGGAAGCTTCGGCCTCCGCCGAGGCTACGGCCGACAAGTCGGCAAATGGCGCCGAGATTACTGCGGGCAAGCCCGCAAATGGCGCCGAGGCACCGGCCTCCGCCAAGGCTACGGCGGGCGAGCCGGCTAAACCCGCACCCACGGCCGCAGCTAAGCCTGCTGCACCTGCCGCTCCGGCTAAACCCGCACCTGCGGCAGCAGCTAAACCTGCCGCACCCGCTGCGGCTGCCAAACCTGCTGCCACTGCGAAAGAGGCCAAGCCTGCCGCGAAGGAGGCCAAGCCGGCTGCTGCGACTAAGGAAACCAAGACCGCGGCTGCCAAGCCCGCCGGCAAGGAGACCAAGCCCGCTGCCAAGGAGGCAAGACAGGCCGCCGCTGCAAAGCCTGTCAAGGAGGCAAAAGCTGCCAAGACCGCTAAGGCTGAGACGGCGGCTCCGTCCAAGAACGCTAAGCCTGCTGCCAAGGCCGCGACCGGCGTCTATGCCCTCGACATCAACGGCGACCTCGCCGAAAGCGAGATGGGACCTGTGACCGCCAAGCTGAAAAAAGCGGGCATCTCCCACCTGGTGAAGACCAAGACGCAAAAGGGCGAGCCGATGCACCGCCTTTTCCTTGCCGACTTCGGCGACAGGAACGAGGCCATCGAGCAGCTGGACCGGTTGAAACAGGTAGCACCCAACGCCTTCATGCTCAAGGAAAACGGCAGGTACGCCGTGTACGGCGGGTCCTTCATGCGTGAAGGGAAAGCTGCCGTTGAGCAGGACCGCCTCTTCGACAAGGGGGTAAAACTCATGCTGCAGAAAGCCACCATACCGGTATCGGTGGTCAAACTGCGTGCCGGCAGCTTCCCGGACCAGGCGAGCGCCCAGAAGGCTGCTGCCAACCTGAAGAGCGCCGGACTCTCCGCGAAGGTCGTCAAGGTCGGGAAGTAG
- the fusA gene encoding elongation factor G — MGRYETAKLRNLGIVAHGGAGKTSLAEAILFDTDMIDRLGRVDDGTSTMDYEPEEVKRRISITSSLDHCEWKGCSIHLVDTPGYGNFIADTRACMRTLDCAVVILSAISGVKVQTEEVWQWANEFEIPRIAFVNKMDRERANFFRAIDDMEKALGARGVAVQIPLGAEENFEGVIDLVRMKAYRYQKDGSGKFSEGEIPADYLAEAQRLRELMVETVAEAYDALTEKFLETGELTEEEILDGLRVGTLRSTFTAVFCGSATANIGVAQLLDGICAYLPSPLDRTKAVGIDPKTEQIIERAPSESEPFSALVFKTTSDPYTGKITIFRVYSGVLNSDSLVYNSTKEVQERIGQIYELEGKKQHPIKQAVAGDIVAVAKLKETVTGDTLCDETKPIVYEPAQPLQPVISYAIEPKTKADEDKIHSALQRMIEEDPTIESHRDPQTREFIISGMGQVHLEVIVEKMKRKFGADVLLKTPKVPYLETIRGSAKVQGKYKKQSGGRGQYGDCWIELSPLPRGEGYLFEDKIVGGVIPRQYIPAVDKGIQEAAKEGFLAGNPVVDFKVALFDGSFHTVDSSEMAFKVAGSMAFKKAMEQCKPVLLEPIVNMKITVPDENMGDVIGDLNSRRGKVVGVEPKANSQIIRSVVPMSEVLTYSNDLRSMTSDRGMFTSEFSHYEEVPSHLAQKIIQEALDQKGNGNNHKSA; from the coding sequence ATGGGAAGGTATGAAACGGCAAAACTGCGGAACCTCGGAATTGTAGCCCACGGCGGTGCGGGCAAGACCTCGCTCGCCGAGGCGATCCTGTTCGACACCGACATGATCGACCGGTTGGGACGGGTCGACGACGGCACCTCCACCATGGATTACGAGCCCGAGGAGGTCAAGCGGCGCATCTCCATCACCTCCTCCCTGGACCACTGCGAGTGGAAAGGGTGCTCCATCCACCTGGTCGACACCCCGGGCTACGGCAACTTCATCGCCGACACCCGCGCCTGCATGAGAACGCTCGACTGCGCCGTTGTGATCCTCTCCGCCATTTCCGGCGTCAAGGTCCAGACCGAGGAGGTCTGGCAATGGGCAAACGAATTCGAGATCCCGCGCATCGCCTTCGTCAACAAGATGGACCGCGAGAGGGCCAACTTCTTCCGGGCCATCGACGACATGGAGAAGGCGCTCGGGGCGCGCGGCGTAGCGGTGCAGATACCGCTTGGGGCCGAGGAAAACTTCGAGGGGGTCATCGACCTGGTGCGCATGAAGGCGTACCGCTACCAAAAGGACGGCTCGGGCAAGTTCAGCGAGGGTGAGATTCCCGCCGACTACCTCGCCGAGGCGCAGCGCCTGAGGGAGCTGATGGTCGAGACGGTGGCGGAGGCCTACGACGCGCTCACCGAAAAGTTCCTGGAAACAGGCGAGCTGACCGAGGAGGAGATCCTGGACGGGCTCAGGGTCGGCACCCTGAGAAGCACCTTCACCGCCGTCTTCTGCGGCTCCGCCACGGCCAACATAGGCGTCGCCCAGCTTCTGGACGGGATCTGCGCCTACCTCCCGTCGCCTCTGGACCGCACCAAGGCGGTGGGGATCGATCCCAAGACGGAGCAGATCATCGAGCGTGCCCCCTCGGAGAGCGAACCTTTCTCCGCGCTGGTTTTCAAGACCACCTCCGACCCCTACACCGGGAAGATCACCATCTTCAGGGTCTATTCCGGGGTGCTCAACTCCGACTCGCTGGTGTACAACTCCACCAAGGAAGTGCAGGAGAGGATCGGCCAGATCTACGAGCTGGAGGGTAAAAAGCAGCACCCGATCAAGCAGGCGGTTGCGGGCGACATCGTCGCGGTGGCGAAGTTGAAGGAGACCGTCACCGGCGACACGCTCTGCGACGAGACGAAACCGATCGTCTACGAGCCGGCCCAGCCGCTCCAGCCGGTCATCTCCTACGCCATAGAACCCAAGACCAAGGCGGATGAGGACAAGATCCACTCGGCCCTGCAGCGCATGATCGAGGAAGACCCGACCATTGAGTCGCACCGCGACCCGCAGACCCGCGAGTTCATCATCTCCGGGATGGGCCAGGTGCACCTCGAGGTGATCGTCGAGAAGATGAAGCGCAAGTTCGGCGCGGACGTCCTCCTGAAAACCCCCAAGGTCCCGTACCTGGAAACGATCCGCGGCAGCGCGAAGGTGCAGGGAAAATACAAGAAGCAGTCCGGCGGCCGCGGCCAGTACGGCGATTGCTGGATCGAGCTTTCCCCACTGCCCCGCGGCGAGGGGTACCTGTTCGAGGACAAGATCGTCGGCGGCGTCATCCCGCGCCAGTACATCCCCGCGGTGGACAAGGGGATCCAGGAGGCGGCCAAGGAAGGTTTTCTCGCCGGCAACCCGGTGGTCGATTTCAAGGTAGCCCTCTTCGACGGCTCTTTCCACACCGTCGACTCGTCGGAGATGGCGTTCAAGGTGGCGGGTTCCATGGCCTTCAAAAAGGCGATGGAACAGTGCAAGCCGGTGCTCCTGGAGCCGATCGTCAACATGAAGATCACGGTCCCCGACGAGAACATGGGGGACGTCATCGGCGATCTCAACTCCCGCCGCGGCAAGGTGGTCGGGGTCGAGCCCAAGGCGAACTCGCAGATCATCAGGAGCGTGGTCCCCATGTCCGAGGTGCTCACCTACTCGAACGACCTGCGCTCCATGACCAGCGACCGTGGCATGTTCACTTCCGAGTTTTCCCATTACGAGGAGGTTCCAAGCCACCTGGCGCAGAAGATCATCCAGGAGGCGCTGGATCAAAAGGGTAACGGCAACAACCATAAAAGCGCATAA
- a CDS encoding type III pantothenate kinase encodes MLLVIDVGNSNIVLGIYDEQRLVRDWRVSTDKSKTIDEYGILFHDLFRLADIVFTDVKDIIISSVVPTLTGVLEKLSRQYFKISPYVVGPGIKTGMPIHYDNPKEVGADRIVNAIAGFEKYRTALIIVDFGTATTFDYVNKKGEYCGGAIAPGLAISMEALFMKASKLPRVDIARPPSIIAKNTVNSMQAGIFFGYVGLVDGIVQRMKGEGKENPKVIATGGLASLIAPESVTIEEVDEFLTLEGLRIIYQRNK; translated from the coding sequence TTGCTTCTGGTTATCGACGTCGGGAACAGCAACATCGTGCTCGGGATTTACGACGAACAGCGCCTGGTCAGGGACTGGAGGGTCTCCACCGACAAGTCGAAGACCATCGACGAGTACGGCATCTTGTTTCACGACCTGTTCCGCCTGGCGGACATCGTCTTCACCGACGTGAAGGACATCATCATCTCCTCGGTGGTGCCGACTTTGACCGGCGTGCTGGAGAAGCTCTCCCGCCAGTACTTCAAGATATCCCCTTACGTGGTCGGCCCCGGCATCAAGACCGGCATGCCGATCCACTACGACAACCCCAAGGAAGTCGGCGCGGACCGCATCGTCAACGCCATCGCAGGGTTCGAGAAGTATCGCACGGCGCTCATCATCGTCGATTTCGGCACCGCGACCACCTTCGACTACGTGAACAAGAAGGGTGAGTACTGCGGCGGCGCCATCGCCCCCGGTCTCGCCATCTCGATGGAGGCCCTGTTCATGAAGGCGAGCAAGCTGCCGCGGGTCGACATCGCCCGCCCCCCCAGCATCATCGCCAAGAACACGGTGAACTCCATGCAGGCAGGCATCTTCTTCGGCTACGTTGGGCTTGTGGACGGGATCGTGCAGCGGATGAAGGGGGAGGGGAAGGAGAATCCCAAGGTCATCGCCACAGGCGGGCTCGCCTCGCTGATCGCGCCCGAGTCGGTCACTATCGAGGAGGTGGACGAGTTCCTCACCCTGGAGGGGCTGCGCATCATCTACCAGAGGAATAAATAG
- a CDS encoding biotin--[acetyl-CoA-carboxylase] ligase: protein MKESGVDGRILELFRSGDGVVSGAALSKALGVSRTAVWKHVKGLRVKGYQIEAVPSKGYRLLSSPEILTNLDITAGLATKRIGSSILCLKETDSTNSVAFKMAEEGAPEGTVVIADTQSAGKGRLGRVWLSPPGVNLYCSVVLRPAIAPVAACQLTFLSVVAVARAVERCTKLKPQIKWPNDILINGKKVAGLLNEMNAETEKVNFVVLGIGVNLNLRMSTLSQGLLRHPATSLLEEGGEEVDRIRFTRVLLEELDQLYGDFLVEGDGPVRAEWLARSAIKGRSVKVSQQNREFRGVVQGVDSFGALLVLLSDGTLETVLSGDVALL from the coding sequence TTGAAAGAATCCGGTGTAGACGGAAGGATCCTGGAACTGTTCCGCTCCGGCGACGGGGTGGTATCCGGCGCCGCGCTGAGCAAGGCGCTGGGCGTTTCGCGCACCGCAGTCTGGAAGCACGTCAAGGGGTTAAGGGTCAAAGGGTACCAGATCGAGGCGGTTCCCTCCAAGGGGTACCGGCTCCTCTCCTCCCCCGAAATTCTCACCAATCTCGACATCACCGCCGGCCTCGCCACGAAGAGGATCGGCTCTTCGATACTCTGCCTGAAAGAGACCGATTCCACCAACTCGGTCGCCTTCAAGATGGCGGAGGAGGGTGCGCCCGAAGGGACCGTCGTCATCGCCGACACCCAGTCGGCGGGCAAAGGTAGGCTGGGGCGGGTCTGGCTGAGCCCTCCGGGGGTGAACCTTTACTGCTCCGTGGTGCTGCGCCCCGCAATCGCGCCCGTCGCCGCCTGCCAGCTCACCTTCCTCTCGGTCGTTGCCGTGGCCCGTGCCGTCGAGCGCTGCACCAAGCTCAAGCCGCAGATAAAATGGCCCAACGACATCCTGATCAACGGGAAGAAGGTGGCCGGGCTTTTGAACGAGATGAACGCTGAGACGGAGAAGGTCAACTTCGTGGTCCTCGGGATCGGGGTCAACCTGAATCTCCGCATGTCCACCCTGAGCCAGGGGCTTTTGCGCCACCCGGCTACCTCGCTTCTTGAGGAGGGGGGGGAGGAGGTGGACCGAATCAGGTTCACCCGAGTCCTTTTGGAGGAGCTGGATCAGCTCTACGGCGATTTCCTGGTGGAGGGGGACGGACCGGTCCGGGCCGAGTGGCTGGCGCGCTCTGCCATCAAGGGGCGCAGCGTCAAAGTAAGCCAGCAGAACCGCGAGTTCCGCGGCGTGGTGCAGGGGGTCGATTCCTTCGGCGCGCTCCTGGTACTTCTTAGCGACGGCACCCTGGAAACGGTGCTCTCGGGGGACGTCGCGCTGCTCTAA
- the nadC gene encoding carboxylating nicotinate-nucleotide diphosphorylase: protein MNQIDKIIDNALAEDIHTGDITTLSVLRKPRPMRARLVAKEAMVLAGIAVAERVFSRIDANISFKAEFADGDRLDKGDVIARMEGNAASLLQGERVSLNLLQRMCGIATQTAAYVKELEGTGARVVDTRKTTPGLRVLEKYSVRVGGGTNHRTGLYDGVLIKENHIAAAGGIIEAVSAARSYIAHTLKIEVETENLEQVAQALQAGADIIMLDNMGLEEMTQAVQMIGKRALVEASGGVSLQTIRSIAQTGVDIISVGALTHSVRATDISMLMEEV from the coding sequence ATGAACCAAATTGATAAGATAATCGATAACGCCCTCGCCGAAGACATCCACACCGGTGACATAACCACCCTCTCAGTTTTACGCAAACCGCGCCCCATGCGCGCCCGGTTGGTCGCCAAGGAAGCTATGGTCCTGGCGGGGATAGCCGTCGCCGAGCGCGTTTTCTCCCGCATCGATGCAAACATCTCCTTCAAGGCTGAGTTCGCCGACGGCGACCGCCTCGACAAGGGGGACGTCATCGCCCGCATGGAAGGAAACGCCGCCTCCCTTTTGCAGGGGGAGCGGGTCTCTTTGAACCTCTTGCAGCGCATGTGCGGCATCGCCACTCAGACCGCTGCCTATGTGAAGGAGCTGGAAGGAACCGGGGCCCGCGTCGTGGACACCAGGAAGACCACGCCCGGCCTGCGCGTCCTTGAGAAGTACTCGGTAAGGGTAGGGGGGGGGACCAACCACCGCACCGGGCTCTACGACGGCGTCCTTATCAAGGAAAACCACATCGCAGCAGCAGGCGGGATCATCGAGGCGGTGAGCGCGGCGCGCTCCTACATAGCGCACACCTTGAAGATAGAGGTGGAGACCGAGAACCTCGAACAGGTGGCGCAAGCGCTTCAGGCCGGAGCCGACATCATCATGCTGGACAATATGGGACTGGAAGAGATGACCCAGGCGGTCCAGATGATCGGCAAGAGGGCGCTGGTCGAGGCTTCCGGCGGGGTGAGCCTGCAGACCATCAGGTCCATAGCCCAGACCGGGGTCGACATCATTTCGGTGGGGGCCCTGACCCACTCGGTAAGGGCTACGGACATCTCCATGCTGATGGAGGAAGTTTGA
- a CDS encoding DUF4124 domain-containing protein produces the protein MKTCLPIFLVVSLLISAPAHAAFYQWTDANGVVHMTDDPRNVPKQYKGKATRIEVREPASTPREAAPEPQSAPAASAADRGAAGVTGGHDEAWWRAQFAELRSELTTVQAARSQKEQQLVELRRRRVIFQRARDRVAVHELEAQVSADDARISDLLNRIAALDLAASKAGVPLEWRQ, from the coding sequence ATGAAGACTTGCCTGCCTATTTTCCTGGTGGTTTCTTTGCTGATCTCGGCCCCTGCCCATGCCGCTTTTTATCAATGGACTGATGCCAATGGTGTCGTTCACATGACCGACGATCCCCGCAACGTGCCTAAGCAGTACAAGGGGAAGGCCACGCGCATCGAGGTACGGGAGCCGGCTTCGACCCCCAGGGAGGCTGCGCCCGAGCCTCAGAGCGCTCCCGCCGCCTCTGCTGCGGACAGAGGTGCGGCCGGCGTGACCGGGGGGCACGACGAGGCGTGGTGGCGCGCCCAGTTCGCAGAGCTCAGGTCGGAATTGACAACGGTGCAGGCGGCCCGCAGCCAGAAGGAGCAACAACTGGTCGAGCTGAGGCGGCGCCGGGTGATCTTCCAGCGGGCGCGCGACCGTGTAGCGGTTCACGAGCTTGAAGCACAGGTCTCGGCCGATGACGCCCGCATCAGCGACTTGTTGAACCGGATAGCAGCCTTGGATCTTGCAGCTTCCAAAGCCGGGGTCCCTCTGGAGTGGCGACAGTAG